The genomic stretch GGAAACAGGCACGCGAAGGTGGACGACACGCCCTACGGCGGCGGCGCGGGCATGGTGATCCGGGTGGACGTGGCCGAGCGGGCGCTCTCCAGCCTCCCCCCCGCCGACGAGGTGATCCTCTTCACGCCCGCCGGGGAGCCCTTCACCCAGCGCACGGCGGAGGAGTTGTCCACGAAGACGCACCTCGCCTTCCTGTGCGGGCGATACGAGGGCTTCGACGCGCGGGTGGAGGGGCTCGTCACGCGGGAGCTGAGCGTCGGCGACTTCGTGACCATGGGGGGCGAGGCGGCGGCGGCCTGCGTGCTGGAGGCGGTCGCGCGGCTCGTGCCCGGCGTGCTCGGCGACGAGGACTCGCACCGGGCGGACTCCTTCTCGAGCGGGCTGCTCGACTACCCGGAGTACACCCGGCCCCCCGAGTGGCGCGGCCAGGGCGTGCCGGAGGTCCTCAGGAGCGGAAATCACGGCGCGGTGGCCGAGTGGCGGCGGCAGCAGGCCCTCGCGCGGACGCTGATGCGGCGGCCCGACCTCCTCGCAGGCGCGGGGCTGACCCCGCAGGACAGCGCCCACCTCCTCGCGCTGGGGGTGACGCCGGAGCAACTGGCGGGGTGGGGGGCGCCCCCGCCGCCCGAGCCGAAACGCAGACGCAGGCCCCGCCCTCCGGCGCTTCCCGGGACGGAGGGGTGAGGGTGGCCCTGCCGCCCGGCTTTCATGACCGCAGAAGTCAGAAAGCTCGCTTATAGCCGCGCTTGTGTGATCCCCGCCCAGGTCAGCCTCCCGGGATGAGCGCAGGATGGGCAGCGAGATGCAGGTGCCCCTTTTCCCCCTTCCCAACCTGGTCCTGTTTCCGGGACAGGTGTTGCCGCTGTACGTGTTCGAGCCCCGCTACCGGGAGCTGCTCGGGCGCGTGCTGGAGAGTGGGGAGCCCTTCGGCATCGTCCGCATCCGCTGGTCGAGCGAGGAGTCGCCCCTGCCCTT from Deinococcus planocerae encodes the following:
- the trmD gene encoding tRNA (guanosine(37)-N1)-methyltransferase TrmD — translated: MLTFSFLTLFPELLAPFASEAILGKAAARGLVHVNLVNMRNFAGNRHAKVDDTPYGGGAGMVIRVDVAERALSSLPPADEVILFTPAGEPFTQRTAEELSTKTHLAFLCGRYEGFDARVEGLVTRELSVGDFVTMGGEAAAACVLEAVARLVPGVLGDEDSHRADSFSSGLLDYPEYTRPPEWRGQGVPEVLRSGNHGAVAEWRRQQALARTLMRRPDLLAGAGLTPQDSAHLLALGVTPEQLAGWGAPPPPEPKRRRRPRPPALPGTEG